A portion of the Plectropomus leopardus isolate mb unplaced genomic scaffold, YSFRI_Pleo_2.0 unplaced_scaffold23107, whole genome shotgun sequence genome contains these proteins:
- the LOC121966104 gene encoding cytokine-dependent hematopoietic cell linker-like isoform X3, whose product MEKPQQTYCEDWYIGACTRADAEHALHLVNKDGAFLVRDCSVNTNSEPLVLAVYHEKKVYNVKIRFIENIGKYVLGTGQRSNDMFDSVADIIKFHSIFPIILISGRSMPASKYPENCVLTFPVTRRDVDQLLQ is encoded by the exons ACATACTGTGAGGACTGGTATATCGGGGCTTGTACTCGAGCAGATGCAGAACACGCCTTACACCTGGTAAACAAG GATGGAGCATTTTTGGTACGAGACTGCTCCGTCAACACCAACAGTGAGCCCTTGGTATTGGCTGTGTACCATGAGAAGAAGGTTTACAATGTAAAAATCCGGTTCATCGAGAACATTGGCAAGTACGTCCTGGGCACAGGACAACGATCAAATGAT ATGTTTGACTCTGTGGCCGACATCATCAAGTTTCACTCCATATTCCCAATAATACTCATCAGTGGAAGAAGTATGCCTGCAAGCAAATACCCAGAAAACTGTGTGCTTACATTTCCAGTAACGAGACGAGATGTTGACCAGCTGCTGCAATAA